A genomic region of Haliotis asinina isolate JCU_RB_2024 chromosome 1, JCU_Hal_asi_v2, whole genome shotgun sequence contains the following coding sequences:
- the LOC137296229 gene encoding uncharacterized protein: MRSTHSARQLVAGKSTVLSADDCALVAHAESHLQLMFDHFSEVSKLFGLTISLGKTQVLCQPAPTTHLQATTIVIESTQLKNMEHFKYLGSTISSNGSLDKDIDAQITTCCTENFRKERETKVVQKSATRTQSKPISSGVNSNQRNWRTVPVVDQAGEPPSTKLLSLSRMLVARSSLLPDINATEHQQQ; the protein is encoded by the coding sequence ATGCGATCTACGCACAGTGCACGACAACTGGTGGCAGGAAAAAGCACCGTACTCTCTGCAGACGACTGTGCTCTAGTGGCGCATGCTGAATCCCATCTGCAACTGatgtttgaccacttttcaGAAGTCTCGAAACTATTCGGCCTAACAATCAGCCTTGGTAAAACTCAGGTGCTTTGCCAACCTGCACCAACAACACACCTTCAAGCTACGACCATCGTAATTGAGAGCACTCAGCTGAAGAATATGGAACATTTCAAATATCTAGGAAGCACCATATCCTCCAACGGCTCCTTAGACAAAGACATTGATGCACAGATCACCACTTGTTGTACGGAGAACTTCAGAAAGGAAAGAGAAACCAAGGTTGTCCAAAAAAGCGCCACAAGGACACAGTCAAAGCCAATCTCCAGTGGTGTGAACTCAAACCAAAGGAACTGGAGGACTGTGCCAGTGGTCGATCAAGCTGGCGAGCCACCATCCACAAAGCTACTGTCACTTTCGAGGATGCTCGTCGCCAGAAGCTCACTGCTGCCAGATATCAACGCCACAGAGCATCAGCAGCAGTGA